A single Nostoc cf. commune SO-36 DNA region contains:
- the tnpC gene encoding IS66 family transposase — MEENCLAYGIEISDSDWYLTPARVKQLVERMGQHIKKSEEKLAELEAKQQELLEKINCTSKNSSSPPSLDPLHAEKKPEKKKSGKKRGGQPGHKGHSRFLYDVSECESVLDHHPKTCRCCGEILLGEDANPYRHQIVEIPPISPIIVEHRLHQLMCGECGTLTRATLPQDVYPSGYGVRVVALVTVLSGLYRHSQRMVQSAMLDIFGISMSLGTVNNLRLEASNAVESAVEEAKIYVQNSQVVGADETSFFQGNVDGCNDKKSLGWLWVAVTPLVTFFEIALSRCSDAARNLLGENFRGILNSDRYAAYNWVGLEQRQLCWAHLKREFIKISERPGVSSDIGNALVKQQEKLFELWHRVRDGTLKRCEFQLLVQPIRNTINSSLEEAANYEIGSKEKTPLAKTVRTCRQILKVEPALWLFVTVEGVEPTNNAAERAIRPAVIWRRTSFGSQTQAGSYFVQRMLTVVTTLKSQRRNVLEFLTQAVSAKRQGQPTPSGSNAIL, encoded by the coding sequence ATGGAAGAAAACTGTCTCGCCTACGGAATTGAAATTTCCGACTCAGATTGGTACCTGACTCCAGCCAGGGTCAAACAACTGGTGGAGAGAATGGGGCAGCATATCAAGAAATCAGAAGAAAAGTTGGCGGAACTTGAGGCCAAACAGCAAGAACTATTAGAAAAAATCAATTGCACATCAAAAAATTCCTCATCTCCGCCGTCTTTAGATCCACTTCATGCCGAAAAAAAACCAGAAAAAAAGAAGAGTGGTAAAAAGCGAGGGGGGCAACCAGGGCACAAGGGTCATAGTCGGTTTTTGTACGATGTGTCCGAATGTGAAAGTGTTTTAGACCACCATCCAAAGACCTGTAGGTGTTGCGGAGAAATATTATTAGGAGAAGATGCCAACCCTTACCGCCACCAGATCGTAGAAATTCCCCCCATCAGCCCAATAATCGTAGAACATCGCCTGCACCAACTAATGTGTGGGGAATGCGGTACTTTAACTCGTGCAACATTACCACAAGATGTGTATCCAAGTGGCTATGGTGTAAGAGTAGTGGCTCTTGTAACTGTATTGAGTGGACTTTACCGCCACAGTCAAAGGATGGTGCAGAGTGCCATGCTAGATATATTTGGAATTTCGATGTCCTTGGGTACAGTCAATAACCTGAGACTTGAAGCAAGCAATGCAGTCGAAAGTGCAGTTGAAGAAGCGAAAATATACGTCCAGAACTCCCAAGTAGTTGGAGCTGATGAAACAAGCTTCTTCCAAGGAAATGTTGATGGATGCAATGACAAAAAAAGTCTTGGTTGGCTGTGGGTTGCGGTTACACCACTAGTGACGTTTTTTGAGATTGCCCTTTCCCGTTGTTCGGATGCAGCCCGTAATCTATTGGGTGAAAACTTTCGCGGGATTTTAAATTCAGATCGGTATGCAGCATACAATTGGGTGGGTTTAGAGCAACGCCAATTGTGCTGGGCACACTTGAAACGAGAATTCATCAAAATATCCGAGCGTCCCGGAGTTTCAAGCGACATCGGAAATGCTCTGGTCAAACAACAAGAAAAATTATTTGAACTGTGGCATCGAGTTAGAGACGGAACTTTGAAGCGTTGTGAGTTTCAGCTTTTAGTCCAACCAATTCGTAATACCATTAATTCCTCTCTAGAAGAAGCTGCCAATTATGAGATTGGTTCCAAGGAAAAAACACCACTAGCTAAAACTGTCCGCACTTGCCGCCAAATACTGAAAGTTGAACCTGCTTTATGGTTGTTTGTGACAGTTGAGGGTGTAGAACCAACTAATAATGCTGCTGAAAGGGCGATACGTCCTGCTGTTATATGGCGACGTACCAGTTTTGGTTCTCAAACCCAGGCTGGTAGTTATTTTGTGCAAAGGATGTTGACTGTTGTGACCACTCTTAAGTCTCAGCGTCGAAATGTCTTGGAATTTTTGACTCAAGCCGTTAGTGCTAAACGCCAAGGTCAGCCAACTCCTTCTGGGAGCAATGCGATTTTGTGA
- a CDS encoding ISLre2 family transposase — translation MENNIYANLNFADSLSDFKEDVTKLLELKNIEEWSGRIVKEKEETIRQAALVLAGQCIAILLHKLSQSESAHQTAINQTKGWWHTDTQRHGYTKREILTVGNVIVNLKLPYVVQKREKKAKKKSPNVGFCPLLKWLGMSEGLTPLVWSYIAKYGAIASSFEAAHTILVDWGINISLKRIERLTYKFGQIGIDLRQTKISNLQQGKLPDGNILKDQRVVIAVDGGRSRIRINKKGRKNPKTNKHGFIGEWVEPKLLTIYVVDEQGKKVKNGEIKIVNDGTYEDYKGFLPILEMHLISLGISQAKQVLLIADGAEWIWKHIPPLLKKLKSPDATYQLFDFYHVTERLHKFADVAFSDEKERNNWFKKARRTLKKSNAMSIIRQMDEFIFEATGERCKTMVIQRNYLLRAYRERRLNYAKILDQKLPIGSGAIESLIRQVVNLRIKGNSKFWLKENAEIILHLRCQWIAESWDIFCSSIFNSFIKPQTA, via the coding sequence ATGGAGAACAACATATATGCAAATCTAAATTTTGCCGATTCATTATCAGATTTTAAAGAGGATGTGACGAAACTTTTAGAGTTGAAAAATATCGAGGAATGGTCTGGAAGAATAGTTAAAGAAAAAGAAGAAACAATTAGACAAGCTGCGTTAGTTTTAGCGGGTCAATGTATCGCCATATTATTGCATAAGCTTTCTCAATCAGAGTCGGCTCATCAAACAGCAATTAATCAAACCAAAGGATGGTGGCATACCGACACGCAAAGACACGGTTATACGAAGAGGGAAATATTAACAGTAGGTAATGTTATAGTAAATCTTAAATTACCATACGTTGTTCAAAAAAGAGAAAAAAAAGCGAAGAAAAAATCTCCTAATGTTGGATTCTGTCCTTTGTTAAAATGGTTAGGAATGTCAGAAGGCTTGACCCCATTAGTTTGGTCATATATTGCAAAATATGGTGCTATAGCTAGTTCTTTTGAAGCCGCACATACAATCCTGGTTGATTGGGGAATTAATATTAGTCTTAAACGAATTGAACGATTGACATATAAATTTGGTCAAATCGGCATTGATTTACGTCAAACTAAAATATCTAACTTGCAACAAGGTAAATTACCTGATGGGAATATACTTAAAGACCAAAGAGTTGTAATTGCTGTAGATGGTGGCAGGAGTAGAATTAGGATTAATAAAAAAGGTAGAAAAAATCCCAAAACAAATAAGCATGGCTTTATAGGGGAATGGGTTGAGCCAAAATTATTAACAATTTATGTGGTTGATGAACAGGGTAAAAAAGTTAAAAATGGCGAAATAAAGATTGTAAATGATGGCACTTATGAAGACTATAAAGGCTTTTTACCAATTTTAGAAATGCATCTGATTAGTTTGGGAATTAGTCAAGCAAAACAAGTTTTACTAATTGCTGACGGTGCTGAATGGATTTGGAAACATATTCCTCCTCTTTTAAAGAAATTGAAATCTCCCGATGCCACTTATCAATTATTTGATTTTTACCATGTTACTGAGCGACTACATAAATTTGCTGATGTCGCTTTTAGTGATGAGAAGGAGCGGAATAATTGGTTTAAAAAAGCACGTAGAACTTTAAAAAAAAGTAATGCCATGTCCATAATTAGGCAGATGGATGAATTTATCTTTGAAGCCACGGGAGAGCGTTGTAAAACTATGGTCATACAGAGAAATTACCTTTTACGTGCCTATCGTGAAAGGCGTTTAAATTACGCTAAGATACTAGACCAAAAACTACCAATAGGTAGTGGGGCAATTGAGAGTTTAATCCGTCAAGTTGTCAACTTAAGAATCAAGGGTAATAGTAAATTTTGGTTGAAAGAAAATGCAGAAATTATCTTACATCTGCGTTGTCAATGGATAGCTGAAAGTTGGGATATTTTTTGTAGTTCTATCTTTAATTCCTTTATTAAACCTCAAACTGCTTGA